A single Loxodonta africana isolate mLoxAfr1 chromosome 12, mLoxAfr1.hap2, whole genome shotgun sequence DNA region contains:
- the TRIM56 gene encoding E3 ubiquitin-protein ligase TRIM56: MVSQGSSPSLLEALSSDFLACKICLEQLQVPKTLPCLHTYCQACLAQLAEGGHLRCPECREVVPVPPGGVAAFKTNFFVNGLLDLVTARAGGDLRAGKPACALCPLMGGTSTGGPATARCLDCADDLCQACADGHRCTRQTHAHRVVDLVGYRAGWYDEEARERQAAQCPQHPGEALRFLCQPCSQLLCRECRLDPHLDHPCLPLAEAVQARRPGLEELLAGVDNNLAELEAARMVEKEVLARLREQAARVGMQVEEAAERVLRALLAQKQEVLGQLRAHVEAAEEAARGRLAELESQEQVARTAATFARRVLSLGREAEILSLEGAISQRLQQLQGCPWTPGPAPCVLPQLELHPGLLDKNCHLLQLSFEEEQPQKDGGKDRAGIQGDDAAQSQGEDQTKTEKQGGGVQSQSRDVANFQKEEKAQIQREDGAQTPKEDRAQIPREDGEAQAQRSGRSNRRRKFKGRLKSVSREPSPTPGPNLEGSGLLPKPIFSCSFPTRMPGDKWSPRITGLCPFGPQEILVADEQNKVLKRFSLNGDYKGTVQIPEGCSPCSVAALQGAVAFSAGSRLYLITADGEVLWRRALSHSQASHAVAALPSRDRVAVSVSGYVEVYNMEGSLATRFIPGGKASRGLRALVFLATSPQGNFVGSDWQQNSLVVSDGLGQVIGEYSGPGLHGCQPGSVSVDKKGYIFLTLREINKVVVLDPKGSLLGDFLTAYHGLEKPRVTTMVDGRYLAVSLSNGTIHVFRVRSSDS; this comes from the coding sequence ATGGTTTCTCAAGGATCCTCACCCTCCCTCCTGGAGGCCCTGAGCAGTGACTTCCTGGCCTGTAAAATCTGCTTGGAGCAGCTTCAGGTGCCCAAAACCCTGCCGTGCCTGCACACCTACTGTCAGGCTTGCCTGGCCCAGCTGGCCGAGGGCGGCCACCTGCGATGTCCTGAGTGCCGGGAGGTTGTTCCAGTGCCACCAGGTGGTGTGGCCGCCTTCAAGACCAACTTCTTTGTCAATGGACTCTTGGACTTGGTGACTGCCCGGGCCGGGGGAGACCTGCGTGCAGGAAAGCCAGCCTGCGCCCTGTGCCCCCTAATGGGGGGCACCAGCACTGGAGGGCCAGCTACTGCCCGGTGCCTGGACTGTGCTGACGACTTGTGCCAAGCCTGTGCTGATGGGCACCGCTGCACCCGCCAGACCCATGCCCACCGAGTAGTGGACCTGGTGGGCTACAGGGCAGGGTGGTACGATGAGGAGGCCCGGGAGCGCCAGGCAGCCCAGTGCCCCCAGCATCCTGGTGAGGCTCTTCGCTTCCTGTGCCAGCCCTGCTCCCAACTGCTGTGCCGAGAGTGCCGCCTGGACCCCCACCTGGACCACCCATGCCTGCCCCTGGCTGAGGCAGTGCAGGCCAGACGGCCAGGCCTGGAGGAGCTGCTAGCGGGTGTGGACAACAACCTGGCAGAGCTGGAGGCTGCCCGGATGGTGGAGAAGGAAGTGTTGGCCAGGCTGCGGGAGCAGGCGGCCAGGGTGGGGATGCAGGTGGAGGAGGCCGCCGAGCGAGTCCTCCGGGCCCTCCTGGCCCAGAAGCAGGAGGTGCTGGGGCAGCTCCGGGCCCACGTGGAGGCTGCTGAGGAGGCTGCTCGAGGAAGATTGGCAGAGCTAGAGAGCCAGGAGCAAGTGGCCAGGACGGCGGCCACATTTGCCCGCCGGGTGCTCAGTCTGGGTCGTGAGGCCGAGATCCTCTCACTGGAGGGGGCGATTTCCCAGAGGCTTCAGCAGCTGCAGGGTTGTCCGTGGACACCTGGGCCAGCCCCCTGCGTGCTCCCCCAGCTGGAGCTCCATCCTGGGCTGCTGGACAAGAACTGCCACCTGCTTCAGCTCTCCTTTGAGGAGGAGCAGCCCCAAAAGGATGGTGGGAAAGATAGAGCTGGTATCCAGGGAGATGATGCAGCCCAGAGCCAGGGAGAAGACCAAACCAAGACAGAGAAACAGGGTGGTGGAGTCCAGTCTCAGAGCAGGGATGTTGCCAACTTCCAGAAAGAGGAGAAAGCCCAAATCCAAAGAGAAGATGGGGCCCAGACCCCCAAAGAGGACAGAGCCCAGATCCCCAGAGAAGATGGAGAAGCCCAGGCTCAGAGAAGTGGCAGATCCAACAGGAGGAGAAAATTCAAAGGCAGGCTCAAGTCAGTTTCCCGGGAGCCCAGCCCAACACCTGGTCCAAACCTGGAAGGCTCTGGCCTCCTTCCTAAGCCTATCTTTTCCTGCAGCTTCCCCACGCGGATGCCTGGAGATAAGTGGTCTCCCCGGATCACCGGGCTCTGTCCTTTTGGCCCCCAGGAGATCCTGGTGGCTGATGAGCAGAACAAGGTGCTGAAGCGCTTCTCCCTCAATGGTGACTACAAGGGTACTGTGCAGATCCCCGAGGGCTGCTCCCCATGCAGCGTGGCTGCCCTACAGGGCGCGGTGGCCTTCTCAGCAGGCTCACGGCTCTATCTCATCACCGCTGACGGTGAGGTGCTATGGCGCCGGGCACTGAGCCACTCACAGGCTAGCCATGCTGTGGCGGCCCTGCCAAGCAGAGACAGGGTGGCTGTCAGCGTGTCAGGCTATGTGGAGGTGTACAACATGGAAGGAAGCCTGGCCACCCGGTTTATCCCTGGGGGCAAGGCCAGCCGGGGCCTCCGAGCACTGGTGTTCCTGGCAACCAGCCCCCAGGGCAATTTTGTGGGGTCAGATTGGCAGCAGAATAGCTTGGTGGTCTCTGATGGGCTGGGTCAGGTGATCGGGGAGTATAGCGGGCCAGGGCTGCATGGCTGCCAGCCAGGCTCTGTGTCTGTGGACAAGAAGGGTTACATCTTTCTGACCCTTCGGGAGATCAACAAGGTGGTGGTGCTGGACCCAAAGGGGTCACTTCTTGGAGACTTCCTGACGGCCTACCACGGCTTGGAAAAGCCCCGAGTGACCACCATGGTGGACGGTCGGTACCTAGCTGTGTCCCTCAGTAATGGGACCATCCATGTCTTTAGGGTCCGCTCTTCTGACAGTTAA